A genomic region of Saccopteryx bilineata isolate mSacBil1 chromosome 1, mSacBil1_pri_phased_curated, whole genome shotgun sequence contains the following coding sequences:
- the NLRP3 gene encoding NACHT, LRR and PYD domains-containing protein 3, whose amino-acid sequence MTSVRCKLAHYLEDLQDVDLKKFKMHLEDYPPQKGCTALPRGQTEKADPVDLATLMIDFNGEEKAWAMAVWIFAAINRKDLHEKAKRDEPEWENAHVSVVCREESLEEEWMGLLGYLSRISICKKRKDYCKKYRNYIRSRFQCMKDRNARLGESVNLNKRYTRLRLVKEHQSQQQREHELLAIGKTVTNMGDGPMNSVNLELLFEPEDPYSEPVHTVVFQGSAGIGKTMLARKIMLDWASEKLYQDKFDYLFYIHCREVSLGTRRSLRDLMVSCFPDPNPPISKIMKKASKILFLMDGFDELQGAFDEHSEALCTDWQKVERGDILLSSLIRKKLLPEASLLITTRPVALEKLHHLLDHPRHVEILGFSETKKKEYFFKYFPDERQAQEAFRLIQENEVLFTMCFIPLVCWIVCTGLKQQMDSGKNLAQTSKTTTAVYIFFLSSLLQSQVESQKRHVSANLRGLCSLAADGIWNQKILFEEADLRNHGLQKADVSAFLRVNLFQKEVDCEKFYSFIHMTFQEFFAAIYYLLEEEERRGVTDVPQSLSELPNRDVTALLENYGKFEKGYLIFVVRFLFGLINQERTSYLEKKLSCKISQQIRLELLKWIEAKAKAKILQMQPSQLELFYCLYEMQEEDFVQRAMGHFPKIEITLSTRMDHVVSSFCLKNCQNVQSLSLRLLHNSPKEEEEEEEEEETAQHSDVDHCIVPEPSSYGLVSCSFTYIFCWSLFSVLGTNQNLMELNLSDSPLGDAGMKVLCEMLQNPGCNVQRLWLRRCCLSHQSCFHLSYVLSSNQMLVELDLSHNALEDCGARLICTGLKHIFCSLKKLWLVNCCLTSACCVDIASVLSMNQSLTRLYLGENALGDSGVGVLCERAKHPQCW is encoded by the exons ATGACCAGTGTCCGTTGCAAACTGGCGCACTACCTGGAGGACCTGCAGGACGTGGACTTGAAGAAGTTCAAGATGCACCTGGAAGACTATCCTCCTCAGAAGGGCTGCACTGCACTCCCTCGGGGCCAGACGGAGAAAGCAGATCCTGTGGACCTAGCCACTCTCATGATTGACTTCAATGGGGAGGAGAAGGCATGGGCCATGGCAGTCTGGATTTTTGCTGCAATCAACAGGAAAGACCTTCATGAGAAAGCCAAGAGGGATGAACCAGAATGGG agaatGCACATGTTTCTGTGGTATGCCGGGAAGAAAGCCTGGAAGAAGAGTGGATGGGTTTATTGGGGTACCTTTCCAGAATCTctatttgtaaaaaaagaaaag ATTACTGTAAGAAATACAGAAATTATATAAGAAGCAGATTCCAGTGTATGAAGGACAGGAATGCCCGTCTTGGTGAGAGTGTGAACCTCAATAAACGCTACACCAGGCTGCGTCTCGTCAAGGAACACCAGAGCCAGCAGCAGAGGGAGCACGAACTCCTGGCCATTGGCAAGACCGTGACTAACATGGGGGATGGCCCTATGAATTCTGTGAACTTGGAATTGCTGTTTGAGCCTGAGGACCCATACTCTGAGCCTGTGCACACAGTGGTGTTCCAGGGATCGGCAGGCATTGGGAAAACTATGCTGGCCAGGAAGATCATGTTGGACTGGGCATCAGAGAAACTTTACCAGGACAAGTTTGACTATTTGTTCTACATCCACTGTCGGGAAGTGAGCCTGGGGACACGAAGGAGCCTGAGAGACCTGATGGTCAGCTGCTTCCCTGACCCAAACCCACCCATAAGCAAGATCATGAAGAAGGCTTCCAAGATCCTCTTCCTCATGGACGGCTTTGATGAACTGCAAGGAGCCTTCGATGAGCACAGTGAGGCACTCTGCACGGACTGGCAGAAGGTGGAACGGGGAGACATTCTCCTGAGCAGCCTCATCAGGAAGAAGCTGCTTCCCGAGGCCTCGCTGCTCATCACCACAAGGCCCGTGGCCCTGGAGAAGCTGCATCACTTGCTGGATCATCCGCGGCATGTGGAGATACTGGGTTTCTCAGAGACCAAAAAGAAGGAATATTTCTTTAAGTATTTCCCAGATGAGCGGCAAGCCCAGGAAGCATTCAGGCTGATTCAGGAGAATGAGGTCCTTTTCACCATGTGCTTCATTCCCTTGGTCTGCTGGATCGTGTGCACTGGGCTGAAGCAACAGATGGACAGTGGCAAGAATCTTGCTCAGACATCCAAGACCACTACTGCCGTGTACATCTTCTTTCTCTCCAGTTTGTTGCAGTCGCAAGTAGAGAGCCAGAAGCGCCACGTGTCGGCCAACCTTCGGGGTCTTTGTTCGTTGGCTGCAGATGGGATCTGGAACCAGAAAATCCTGTTCGAGGAGGCAGACCTCAGGAACCATGGCCTGCAGAAGGCGGATGTGTCTGCTTTTCTGAGGGTGAACCTATTCCAAAAGGAAGTGGACTGTGAGAAGTTCTACAGCTTCATCCACATGACTTTCCAGGAGTTCTTTGCCGCCATATACTACTTGCTGGAAGAGGAGGAGCGGCGAGGGGTGACGGACGTGCCACAGAGTCTTTCGGAACTCCCCAACCGAGACGTGACAGCTCTTCTCGAGAACTATGGCAAATTTGAAAAAGGATATCTGATTTTTGTTGTCCGTTTCCTCTTCGGCCTTATAAACCAAGAGAGAACCTCTTACTTGGAGAAAAAACTGAGTTGTAAGATCTCACAGCAAATCAGGCTAGAGCTGCTGAAATGGATCGAAGCAAAAGCTAAGGCTAAGATCCTGCAGATGCAGCCGAGCCAGCTGGAGTTGTTCTACTGCTTGTATGAAATGCAGGAGGAAGATTTTGTGCAAAGGGCCATGGGCCACTTCCCAAAAATTGAGATCACTCTCTCCACCAGAATGGACCATGtggtttcttctttctgtctcaagAATTGTCAAAATGTGCAATCCCTTTCCCTGAGGTTGCTCCATAACTCAcccaaagaggaagaggaagaggaagaggaggaggagacagctCAACACTCTGATGTGGACCACTGTATCGTCCCAGAACCTTCTTCTTATGG ATTGGTGAGCTGCTCTTTTACTTACATCTTTTGTTGGAGTCTCTTCTCTGTCCTGGGAACTAACCAGAATCTCATGGAACTGAACCTCAGTGACAGTCCTCTGGGGGACGCAGGGATGAAGGTGTTATGTGAAATGCTCCAGAATCCTGGCTGTAATGTTCAGAGATTGTG GTTGCGGCGGTGCTGCCTTTCCCATCAGAGCTGCTTCCACCTCTCCTACGTCCTGAGCAGCAACCAGATGCTGGTGGAGCTGGACCTGAGCCACAATGCTCTGGAGGACTGTGGAGCCAGGCTCATATGCACGGGGCTGAAGCATATATTCTGCAGCCTGAAGAAACTGTG GTTGGTCAACTGCTGTCTCACATCAGCGTGTTGCGTGGATATCGCGTCTGTCCTGAGCATGAATCAGTCCCTGACCAGACTCTACTTGGGGGAGAATGCCCTAGGAGACTCAGGAGTTGGAGTTTTATGTGAAAGAGCAAAGCATCCACAAT GCTGGTGA